Proteins co-encoded in one Bubalus bubalis isolate 160015118507 breed Murrah chromosome 7, NDDB_SH_1, whole genome shotgun sequence genomic window:
- the DGKQ gene encoding diacylglycerol kinase theta isoform X3: MEAAAEPGARGWLGGGSPRPGSPTSSPELGAGSRSRSGPGSGPGSGPERSGARTPGPAAPSHSFRKVTLTKPTFCHLCSDFIWGLAGILCDGPGGPLLRPPGALQAQVLLRVPEGPGGAGPPLRSDCRQCHQDGHRDHDAHLHHWREGTLPSGARCELCRKTCGSSDVPAGVRCEWCGIQAHSVCSAALAPECTFGRLRTLVLPPACVRLLSRNFSKMHCFRIPESAAPEPGDGEDSADGSVPAGPGREVGTPESGKQTLKIFDGSDAMQRNHFRAVTVPRLARSQEVLEAALRAYYISEDPQGFQLQALPTPVQLGDTAAAGRVWSAGPAEEEGGRAAPEAWVLRALPRTQEILKIYPAWLKVGVAYVSIRVTPQSTARSVVLEVLPLLGQQAEGVEGFQLVEVLMGSRQVQRTVLADEEPLLDRLREIRQTSLRQMSQTRFYVAETRVLAPRISLFVGGLPPGLSHQEYRSLLDEAVASKAALVTVSHVYSAQGAVVLDVACFAEAERLYMLIRDTAVRGRPLTALVLPEVLHTKLAPDCRPLLVFVNPRSGGLKGRDLLCSFRKLLNPHQVFELTNGGPLPGFHMFSRVPCFRVLVCGGDGTVGWVLAALEDLRHHLACPEPAVAILPLGTGNDLGRVLRWGAGYSGEDPFSVLLSVDEADAVLVDRWTILLDAHEPACGEDSEADAEPPKIVQMSNYCGIGIDAELSLDFHQAREEEPGKFTSRFHNKGVYVRVGLQKISHSRSLHRALRLQVEQQEVELPSIEGLIFINIPSWGSGADLWGSDSDSRFEKPRMDDGLLEVVGVTGVVHMGQVQSGLRSGIRIAQGSYFRVTLLKATPVQVDGEPWVQAPGHLIISAAGPKVHMLRKAKQKPRKAGPPKDARADGAPTPEGDPK; this comes from the exons ATGGAGGCGGCGGCCGAGCCCGGGGCCCGAGGCTGGCTTGGCGGCGGCTCCCCGCGCCCTGGCAGCCCGACCTCCAGCCCCGAGCTGGGCGCCGGAAGCCGCTCGAGATCGGGGCCGGGGTCCGGGCCGGGGTCGGGGCCGGAGCGGTCGGGCGCCAGGACCCCAGGGCCCGCCGCGCCGAGTCACAGCTTCAGGAAGGTGACGCTTACCAAGCCCACCTTCTGCCACCTCTGCTCCGATTTCATCTGGGGGCTTGCCGGCATCCTGTGTGACG GTCCCGGTGGCCCACTGCTTCGGCCCCCGGGGGCTCTACAAGCGCAGGTTCTGCTCCGTGTGCCGGAAGGGCCTGGAGGCGCCGGGCCTCCGCTGCGAAG CGACTGCCGCCAGTGCCACCAGGACGGGCACCGCGACCAC GACGCGCACCTCCACCACTGGCGGGAGGGGACCTTGCCTTCCGGCGCGCGTTGCGAGCTCTGTCGGAAGACTTGTGGCTCCTCGGACGTGCCGGCCGGCGTGCGCTGCGAGTGGTGCGGCATCCAG GCCCACTCGGTCTGCTCCGCGGCGCTCGCCCCCGAGTGCACTTTCGGGCGCCTGCGCACCCTGGTCTTGCCCCCCGCGTGCGTGCGCCTCCTGTCCCGAAACTTCAGCAAGATGCACTGCTTTCGGATCCCCGAGAGCGCGGCGCCGGAGCCCG GGGACGGGGAGGACAGCGCCGACGGCAGCGTCCCCGCTGGCCCGGGCCGAGAGGTGGGGACGCCTGAGTCCG GCAAGCAGACTCTGAAGATCTTTGACGGCAGCGACGCGATGCAGCGAAACCACTTCCGTGCAGTCACGGTCCCGCGCCTGGCCCGGAGCCAGGAGGTGCTG GAGGCGGCTCTGCGGGCTTACTACATCTCCGAGGACCCTCAGGGCTTCCAGCTGCAGGCGCTCCCCACGCCTGTGCAGCTTGGCGACACCGCGGCCGCGGGAAGGGTCTGGAGCGCTGGGCCCGCTGAGGAGGAGGGCGGCAGAGCAGCTCCCGAGGCCTGGGTCCTCCGCGCTCTGCCCCGCACCCAGGAGATCCTGAAGATCTACCCGGCCTGGCTCAA GGTGGGTGTGGCCTACGTGTCCATCCGTGTGACCCCGCAGAGCACTGCCCGCAGCGTGGTGCTGGAGGTCCTCCCGCTGCTCGGACAGCAG GCCGAGGGGGTCGAGGGCTTCCAGCTGGTGGAGGTGCTCATGGGCAGCAGACAAG TCCAGCGCACAGTGCTGGCGGACGAGGAGCCCTTGCTTGACCGGCTTCGTGAGATCCGGCAG ACGTCCCTGCGGCAGATGAGCCAGACGCGGTTCTACGTGGCTGAGACCAGAGTGCTGGCCCCGCGCATCTCTCTGTTCGTGGGCGGTCTGCCACCAGGCCTGTCCCACCAGGAGTACCGCAGTTTGCTGGATGAGGCCGTCGCCAGCAAAG CTGCCCTGGTGACCGTGAGCCATGTGTATTCTGCCCAAG GTGCCGTGGTGCTGGACGTGGCATGCTTTGCAGAGGCTGAGCGGCTGTACATGCTGATCAGGGACACGGCTGTGCGTGGCCGGCCGCTGACTGCCCTGGTGCTCCCTGAGGTGCTG CACACGAAGCTGGCCCCGGACTGCCGCCCCCTGCTCGTGTTTGTGAACCCCAGGAGCGGAGGACTCAAGGGCCGTGACCTGCTCTGCAGTTTCCGGAAGCTGCTCAACCCCCACCAGGTCTTTGAGCTGACCAACGGGGGGCCGCTGCCCGG GTTCCACATGTTCTCCCGAGTGCCCTGCTTCCGGGTGCTGGTGTGCGGCGGGGACGGCACTGTGGGCTGGGTGCTCGCCGCCCTGGAGGACCTGCGGCACCACCTGGCCTGCCCGGAGCCTGCTGTAGCCATCCTGCCCCTGGGCACAG GGAACGACCTGGGCCGGGTCCTGCGCTGGGGCGCGGGCTACAGCGGGGAGGACCCGTTCTCTGTGCTGCTGTCAGTGGACGAGGCGGATGCCGTGCTTGTGGACCGCTGGACCATCCTGCTGGACGCTCACGAGCCTGCCTGCGGGGAGGACAGCGAGGCAGACGCAGAGCCCCCCAAG ATCGTGCAGATGAGTAACTACTGTGGGATCGGCATCGACGCAGAGCTGAGCCTGGACTTCCACCAGGCGCGGGAGGAGGAGCCCGGCAAGTTCACAAGCAG GTTCCACAACAAGGGCGTGTACGTAAGGGTCGGGCTGCAGAAGATCAGCCACTCCCGCAGCCTGCACAGGGCCCTGCGGCTCCAGGTGGAGCAGCAGGAGGTGGAGCTGCCCAGCATCGAGGGGCTCATCTTCATCAACATCCCCAG CTGGGGCTCAGGGGCCGACCTGTGGGGTTCCGACAGCGACTCGAGGTTCGAGAAGCCGCGCATGGACGACGGGCTGCTGGAGGTGGTGGGGGTGACGGGCGTTGTGCACATG GGCCAGGTCCAGAGCGGGCTGCGCTCAGGCATCCGCATTGCCCAGGGGTCCTACTTCCGTGTCACTCTCCTCAAGGCCACGCCCGTGCAGGTGGATGGTGAACCCTGGGTCCAGGCTCCCGGGCACCTGATCATCTCAGCTGCGGGCCCTAAG GTCCACATGCTCAGGAAGGCGAAGCAGAAGCCCAGGAAGGCGGGGCCCCCCAAGGATGCACGAGCAGATGGGGCGCCGACCCCTGAGGGGGACCCCAAGTAG
- the DGKQ gene encoding diacylglycerol kinase theta isoform X1, which produces MEAAAEPGARGWLGGGSPRPGSPTSSPELGAGSRSRSGPGSGPGSGPERSGARTPGPAAPSHSFRKVTLTKPTFCHLCSDFIWGLAGILCDVCNFMSHEKCLKHVKTPCTSVAPSLVRVPVAHCFGPRGLYKRRFCSVCRKGLEAPGLRCEVCELHVHPDCVPFACSDCRQCHQDGHRDHDAHLHHWREGTLPSGARCELCRKTCGSSDVPAGVRCEWCGIQAHSVCSAALAPECTFGRLRTLVLPPACVRLLSRNFSKMHCFRIPESAAPEPGDGEDSADGSVPAGPGREVGTPESGKQTLKIFDGSDAMQRNHFRAVTVPRLARSQEVLEAALRAYYISEDPQGFQLQALPTPVQLGDTAAAGRVWSAGPAEEEGGRAAPEAWVLRALPRTQEILKIYPAWLKVGVAYVSIRVTPQSTARSVVLEVLPLLGQQAEGVEGFQLVEVLMGSRQVQRTVLADEEPLLDRLREIRQTSLRQMSQTRFYVAETRVLAPRISLFVGGLPPGLSHQEYRSLLDEAVASKAALVTVSHVYSAQGAVVLDVACFAEAERLYMLIRDTAVRGRPLTALVLPEVLHTKLAPDCRPLLVFVNPRSGGLKGRDLLCSFRKLLNPHQVFELTNGGPLPGFHMFSRVPCFRVLVCGGDGTVGWVLAALEDLRHHLACPEPAVAILPLGTGNDLGRVLRWGAGYSGEDPFSVLLSVDEADAVLVDRWTILLDAHEPACGEDSEADAEPPKIVQMSNYCGIGIDAELSLDFHQAREEEPGKFTSRFHNKGVYVRVGLQKISHSRSLHRALRLQVEQQEVELPSIEGLIFINIPSWGSGADLWGSDSDSRFEKPRMDDGLLEVVGVTGVVHMGQVQSGLRSGIRIAQGSYFRVTLLKATPVQVDGEPWVQAPGHLIISAAGPKVHMLRKAKQKPRKAGPPKDARADGAPTPEGDPK; this is translated from the exons ATGGAGGCGGCGGCCGAGCCCGGGGCCCGAGGCTGGCTTGGCGGCGGCTCCCCGCGCCCTGGCAGCCCGACCTCCAGCCCCGAGCTGGGCGCCGGAAGCCGCTCGAGATCGGGGCCGGGGTCCGGGCCGGGGTCGGGGCCGGAGCGGTCGGGCGCCAGGACCCCAGGGCCCGCCGCGCCGAGTCACAGCTTCAGGAAGGTGACGCTTACCAAGCCCACCTTCTGCCACCTCTGCTCCGATTTCATCTGGGGGCTTGCCGGCATCCTGTGTGACG TTTGCAACTTCATGTCCCATGAGAAGTGCCTGAAGCACGTGAAGACCCCCTGCACGAGCGTGGCTCCCAGCCTGGTCCGC GTCCCGGTGGCCCACTGCTTCGGCCCCCGGGGGCTCTACAAGCGCAGGTTCTGCTCCGTGTGCCGGAAGGGCCTGGAGGCGCCGGGCCTCCGCTGCGAAG TGTGTGAGCTGCACGTTCACCCCGACTGTGTGCCCTTCGCCTGCAGCGACTGCCGCCAGTGCCACCAGGACGGGCACCGCGACCAC GACGCGCACCTCCACCACTGGCGGGAGGGGACCTTGCCTTCCGGCGCGCGTTGCGAGCTCTGTCGGAAGACTTGTGGCTCCTCGGACGTGCCGGCCGGCGTGCGCTGCGAGTGGTGCGGCATCCAG GCCCACTCGGTCTGCTCCGCGGCGCTCGCCCCCGAGTGCACTTTCGGGCGCCTGCGCACCCTGGTCTTGCCCCCCGCGTGCGTGCGCCTCCTGTCCCGAAACTTCAGCAAGATGCACTGCTTTCGGATCCCCGAGAGCGCGGCGCCGGAGCCCG GGGACGGGGAGGACAGCGCCGACGGCAGCGTCCCCGCTGGCCCGGGCCGAGAGGTGGGGACGCCTGAGTCCG GCAAGCAGACTCTGAAGATCTTTGACGGCAGCGACGCGATGCAGCGAAACCACTTCCGTGCAGTCACGGTCCCGCGCCTGGCCCGGAGCCAGGAGGTGCTG GAGGCGGCTCTGCGGGCTTACTACATCTCCGAGGACCCTCAGGGCTTCCAGCTGCAGGCGCTCCCCACGCCTGTGCAGCTTGGCGACACCGCGGCCGCGGGAAGGGTCTGGAGCGCTGGGCCCGCTGAGGAGGAGGGCGGCAGAGCAGCTCCCGAGGCCTGGGTCCTCCGCGCTCTGCCCCGCACCCAGGAGATCCTGAAGATCTACCCGGCCTGGCTCAA GGTGGGTGTGGCCTACGTGTCCATCCGTGTGACCCCGCAGAGCACTGCCCGCAGCGTGGTGCTGGAGGTCCTCCCGCTGCTCGGACAGCAG GCCGAGGGGGTCGAGGGCTTCCAGCTGGTGGAGGTGCTCATGGGCAGCAGACAAG TCCAGCGCACAGTGCTGGCGGACGAGGAGCCCTTGCTTGACCGGCTTCGTGAGATCCGGCAG ACGTCCCTGCGGCAGATGAGCCAGACGCGGTTCTACGTGGCTGAGACCAGAGTGCTGGCCCCGCGCATCTCTCTGTTCGTGGGCGGTCTGCCACCAGGCCTGTCCCACCAGGAGTACCGCAGTTTGCTGGATGAGGCCGTCGCCAGCAAAG CTGCCCTGGTGACCGTGAGCCATGTGTATTCTGCCCAAG GTGCCGTGGTGCTGGACGTGGCATGCTTTGCAGAGGCTGAGCGGCTGTACATGCTGATCAGGGACACGGCTGTGCGTGGCCGGCCGCTGACTGCCCTGGTGCTCCCTGAGGTGCTG CACACGAAGCTGGCCCCGGACTGCCGCCCCCTGCTCGTGTTTGTGAACCCCAGGAGCGGAGGACTCAAGGGCCGTGACCTGCTCTGCAGTTTCCGGAAGCTGCTCAACCCCCACCAGGTCTTTGAGCTGACCAACGGGGGGCCGCTGCCCGG GTTCCACATGTTCTCCCGAGTGCCCTGCTTCCGGGTGCTGGTGTGCGGCGGGGACGGCACTGTGGGCTGGGTGCTCGCCGCCCTGGAGGACCTGCGGCACCACCTGGCCTGCCCGGAGCCTGCTGTAGCCATCCTGCCCCTGGGCACAG GGAACGACCTGGGCCGGGTCCTGCGCTGGGGCGCGGGCTACAGCGGGGAGGACCCGTTCTCTGTGCTGCTGTCAGTGGACGAGGCGGATGCCGTGCTTGTGGACCGCTGGACCATCCTGCTGGACGCTCACGAGCCTGCCTGCGGGGAGGACAGCGAGGCAGACGCAGAGCCCCCCAAG ATCGTGCAGATGAGTAACTACTGTGGGATCGGCATCGACGCAGAGCTGAGCCTGGACTTCCACCAGGCGCGGGAGGAGGAGCCCGGCAAGTTCACAAGCAG GTTCCACAACAAGGGCGTGTACGTAAGGGTCGGGCTGCAGAAGATCAGCCACTCCCGCAGCCTGCACAGGGCCCTGCGGCTCCAGGTGGAGCAGCAGGAGGTGGAGCTGCCCAGCATCGAGGGGCTCATCTTCATCAACATCCCCAG CTGGGGCTCAGGGGCCGACCTGTGGGGTTCCGACAGCGACTCGAGGTTCGAGAAGCCGCGCATGGACGACGGGCTGCTGGAGGTGGTGGGGGTGACGGGCGTTGTGCACATG GGCCAGGTCCAGAGCGGGCTGCGCTCAGGCATCCGCATTGCCCAGGGGTCCTACTTCCGTGTCACTCTCCTCAAGGCCACGCCCGTGCAGGTGGATGGTGAACCCTGGGTCCAGGCTCCCGGGCACCTGATCATCTCAGCTGCGGGCCCTAAG GTCCACATGCTCAGGAAGGCGAAGCAGAAGCCCAGGAAGGCGGGGCCCCCCAAGGATGCACGAGCAGATGGGGCGCCGACCCCTGAGGGGGACCCCAAGTAG
- the DGKQ gene encoding diacylglycerol kinase theta isoform X2, with translation MEAAAEPGARGWLGGGSPRPGSPTSSPELGAGSRSRSGPGSGPGSGPERSGARTPGPAAPSHSFRKVTLTKPTFCHLCSDFIWGLAGILCDVCNFMSHEKCLKHVKTPCTSVAPSLVRVPVAHCFGPRGLYKRRFCSVCRKGLEAPGLRCEVCELHVHPDCVPFACSDCRQCHQDGHRDHDAHLHHWREGTLPSGARCELCRKTCGSSDVPAGVRCEWCGIQAHSVCSAALAPECTFGRLRTLVLPPACVRLLSRNFSKMHCFRIPESAAPEPGDGEDSADGSVPAGPGREVGTPESGKQTLKIFDGSDAMQRNHFRAVTVPRLARSQEVLEAALRAYYISEDPQGFQLQALPTPVQLGDTAAAGRVWSAGPAEEEGGRAAPEAWVLRALPRTQEILKIYPAWLKVGVAYVSIRVTPQSTARSVVLEVLPLLGQQAEGVEGFQLVEVLMGSRQVQRTVLADEEPLLDRLREIRQTSLRQMSQTRFYVAETRVLAPRISLFVGGLPPGLSHQEYRSLLDEAVASKGAVVLDVACFAEAERLYMLIRDTAVRGRPLTALVLPEVLHTKLAPDCRPLLVFVNPRSGGLKGRDLLCSFRKLLNPHQVFELTNGGPLPGFHMFSRVPCFRVLVCGGDGTVGWVLAALEDLRHHLACPEPAVAILPLGTGNDLGRVLRWGAGYSGEDPFSVLLSVDEADAVLVDRWTILLDAHEPACGEDSEADAEPPKIVQMSNYCGIGIDAELSLDFHQAREEEPGKFTSRFHNKGVYVRVGLQKISHSRSLHRALRLQVEQQEVELPSIEGLIFINIPSWGSGADLWGSDSDSRFEKPRMDDGLLEVVGVTGVVHMGQVQSGLRSGIRIAQGSYFRVTLLKATPVQVDGEPWVQAPGHLIISAAGPKVHMLRKAKQKPRKAGPPKDARADGAPTPEGDPK, from the exons ATGGAGGCGGCGGCCGAGCCCGGGGCCCGAGGCTGGCTTGGCGGCGGCTCCCCGCGCCCTGGCAGCCCGACCTCCAGCCCCGAGCTGGGCGCCGGAAGCCGCTCGAGATCGGGGCCGGGGTCCGGGCCGGGGTCGGGGCCGGAGCGGTCGGGCGCCAGGACCCCAGGGCCCGCCGCGCCGAGTCACAGCTTCAGGAAGGTGACGCTTACCAAGCCCACCTTCTGCCACCTCTGCTCCGATTTCATCTGGGGGCTTGCCGGCATCCTGTGTGACG TTTGCAACTTCATGTCCCATGAGAAGTGCCTGAAGCACGTGAAGACCCCCTGCACGAGCGTGGCTCCCAGCCTGGTCCGC GTCCCGGTGGCCCACTGCTTCGGCCCCCGGGGGCTCTACAAGCGCAGGTTCTGCTCCGTGTGCCGGAAGGGCCTGGAGGCGCCGGGCCTCCGCTGCGAAG TGTGTGAGCTGCACGTTCACCCCGACTGTGTGCCCTTCGCCTGCAGCGACTGCCGCCAGTGCCACCAGGACGGGCACCGCGACCAC GACGCGCACCTCCACCACTGGCGGGAGGGGACCTTGCCTTCCGGCGCGCGTTGCGAGCTCTGTCGGAAGACTTGTGGCTCCTCGGACGTGCCGGCCGGCGTGCGCTGCGAGTGGTGCGGCATCCAG GCCCACTCGGTCTGCTCCGCGGCGCTCGCCCCCGAGTGCACTTTCGGGCGCCTGCGCACCCTGGTCTTGCCCCCCGCGTGCGTGCGCCTCCTGTCCCGAAACTTCAGCAAGATGCACTGCTTTCGGATCCCCGAGAGCGCGGCGCCGGAGCCCG GGGACGGGGAGGACAGCGCCGACGGCAGCGTCCCCGCTGGCCCGGGCCGAGAGGTGGGGACGCCTGAGTCCG GCAAGCAGACTCTGAAGATCTTTGACGGCAGCGACGCGATGCAGCGAAACCACTTCCGTGCAGTCACGGTCCCGCGCCTGGCCCGGAGCCAGGAGGTGCTG GAGGCGGCTCTGCGGGCTTACTACATCTCCGAGGACCCTCAGGGCTTCCAGCTGCAGGCGCTCCCCACGCCTGTGCAGCTTGGCGACACCGCGGCCGCGGGAAGGGTCTGGAGCGCTGGGCCCGCTGAGGAGGAGGGCGGCAGAGCAGCTCCCGAGGCCTGGGTCCTCCGCGCTCTGCCCCGCACCCAGGAGATCCTGAAGATCTACCCGGCCTGGCTCAA GGTGGGTGTGGCCTACGTGTCCATCCGTGTGACCCCGCAGAGCACTGCCCGCAGCGTGGTGCTGGAGGTCCTCCCGCTGCTCGGACAGCAG GCCGAGGGGGTCGAGGGCTTCCAGCTGGTGGAGGTGCTCATGGGCAGCAGACAAG TCCAGCGCACAGTGCTGGCGGACGAGGAGCCCTTGCTTGACCGGCTTCGTGAGATCCGGCAG ACGTCCCTGCGGCAGATGAGCCAGACGCGGTTCTACGTGGCTGAGACCAGAGTGCTGGCCCCGCGCATCTCTCTGTTCGTGGGCGGTCTGCCACCAGGCCTGTCCCACCAGGAGTACCGCAGTTTGCTGGATGAGGCCGTCGCCAGCAAAG GTGCCGTGGTGCTGGACGTGGCATGCTTTGCAGAGGCTGAGCGGCTGTACATGCTGATCAGGGACACGGCTGTGCGTGGCCGGCCGCTGACTGCCCTGGTGCTCCCTGAGGTGCTG CACACGAAGCTGGCCCCGGACTGCCGCCCCCTGCTCGTGTTTGTGAACCCCAGGAGCGGAGGACTCAAGGGCCGTGACCTGCTCTGCAGTTTCCGGAAGCTGCTCAACCCCCACCAGGTCTTTGAGCTGACCAACGGGGGGCCGCTGCCCGG GTTCCACATGTTCTCCCGAGTGCCCTGCTTCCGGGTGCTGGTGTGCGGCGGGGACGGCACTGTGGGCTGGGTGCTCGCCGCCCTGGAGGACCTGCGGCACCACCTGGCCTGCCCGGAGCCTGCTGTAGCCATCCTGCCCCTGGGCACAG GGAACGACCTGGGCCGGGTCCTGCGCTGGGGCGCGGGCTACAGCGGGGAGGACCCGTTCTCTGTGCTGCTGTCAGTGGACGAGGCGGATGCCGTGCTTGTGGACCGCTGGACCATCCTGCTGGACGCTCACGAGCCTGCCTGCGGGGAGGACAGCGAGGCAGACGCAGAGCCCCCCAAG ATCGTGCAGATGAGTAACTACTGTGGGATCGGCATCGACGCAGAGCTGAGCCTGGACTTCCACCAGGCGCGGGAGGAGGAGCCCGGCAAGTTCACAAGCAG GTTCCACAACAAGGGCGTGTACGTAAGGGTCGGGCTGCAGAAGATCAGCCACTCCCGCAGCCTGCACAGGGCCCTGCGGCTCCAGGTGGAGCAGCAGGAGGTGGAGCTGCCCAGCATCGAGGGGCTCATCTTCATCAACATCCCCAG CTGGGGCTCAGGGGCCGACCTGTGGGGTTCCGACAGCGACTCGAGGTTCGAGAAGCCGCGCATGGACGACGGGCTGCTGGAGGTGGTGGGGGTGACGGGCGTTGTGCACATG GGCCAGGTCCAGAGCGGGCTGCGCTCAGGCATCCGCATTGCCCAGGGGTCCTACTTCCGTGTCACTCTCCTCAAGGCCACGCCCGTGCAGGTGGATGGTGAACCCTGGGTCCAGGCTCCCGGGCACCTGATCATCTCAGCTGCGGGCCCTAAG GTCCACATGCTCAGGAAGGCGAAGCAGAAGCCCAGGAAGGCGGGGCCCCCCAAGGATGCACGAGCAGATGGGGCGCCGACCCCTGAGGGGGACCCCAAGTAG
- the LOC112586269 gene encoding uncharacterized protein LOC112586269 isoform X2, with the protein MGVGEPAGWAGPWKGPALGRGRLGWGLADGGGPCRWAGGRRGRPAEPGSRSTSWVRPAGGWVWWSDEAGTRPPHTDARCLHLRGSGVRLCRRTPPTGPGILPVVPCDPASVRHSPKYSEVFGDADAGPRPYHHRSPSQRWPGPSTHWDSAAPPVRVFSLQEEPPPHLPLAEPKGFASFHPGDPTGFLQLQRTGSSLRWLLSLRSTGCRCVGPGSCSTPA; encoded by the exons atgggggtgggggagcctgcgGGGTGGGCGGGGCCTTGGAAGGGGCCGGCCCTGGGAAGGGGCCGGTTGGGGTGGGGCCTGGCGGACGGGGGTGGGCCCTGTAGGTGGGCGGGGGGTAGGCGGGGCCGACCTGCGGAGCCAGGGAGCCGGTCCACGTCCTGGGTCCGGCCGGCGGGTGGATGGGTCTGGTGGTCCGACGAAGCAGGCACAAGACCTCCACACACCGATGCAAGGTGTCTGCACCTGCGGGGCTCAGGCGTGCGCCTGTGCAGACGGACTCCTCCCACCGGCCCTGGGATCCTGCCCGTTGTTCCGTGCGACCCGGCAAGCGTGCGGCACAGCCCCAAGTACTCAGA GGTCTTCGGAGACGCGGACGCCGGCCCCCGTCCTTATCACCACAGGTCTCCCAGCCAGCGCTGGCCAGGGCCTTCAACCCACTGGGACTCTGCTGCCCCGCCCGTTCGCGTGTTCTCCTTGCAGGAGGAGCCCCCTCCTCATCTTCCCCTTGCGGAGCCCAAGGGTTTTGCCTCCTTCCATCCGGGCGACCCAACAG GCTTCCTCcagttgcagcgcacaggctcctcgttgcggtggcttctctcgctgcGGAGCACGGGCTGCAGGTGCGTGGGCCCCGGTAGTTGCAGCACGCCGGCTTAG
- the LOC112586269 gene encoding uncharacterized protein LOC112586269 isoform X1 yields the protein MQGVCTCGAQACACADGLLPPALGSCPLFRATRQACGTAPSTQSRAWKGPHVESEGRGRCWCLGVGGVPRVRSWAPVWVCMAEDMAVGQGGPASRVLPPAVGGRLCLQGLRRRGRRPPSLSPQVSQPALARAFNPLGLCCPARSRVLLAGGAPSSSSPCGAQGFCLLPSGRPNRLPPVAAHRLLVAVASLAAEHGLQEFFIYSGDGSSVDYSQFSIFSKSCSMWSPGTLTQLSWIIVFSPTRAHRRWLGRTDPAGSTIARPGRSPPGTGPPQWGPSGLLHAGHWVQQALGRGHENRKVTPRSTREETRSSGAGRRLFWK from the exons ATGCAAGGTGTCTGCACCTGCGGGGCTCAGGCGTGCGCCTGTGCAGACGGACTCCTCCCACCGGCCCTGGGATCCTGCCCGTTGTTCCGTGCGACCCGGCAAGCGTGCGGCACAGCCCCAAGTACTCAGAGTAGGGCCTGGAAGGGACCCCATGTGGAGTCAGAGGGGCGGGGAAGGTGTTGGTGTCTCGGGGTGGGGGGTGTTCCCAGGGTGAGGTCCTGGGCCCCAGTCTGGGTGTGCATGGCGGAGGATATGGCCGTGGGTCAGGGCGGGCCGGCCTCCCGCGTGCTCCCACCAGCTGTGGGTGGGCGGCTCTGTCTGCAGGGTCTTCGGAGACGCGGACGCCGGCCCCCGTCCTTATCACCACAGGTCTCCCAGCCAGCGCTGGCCAGGGCCTTCAACCCACTGGGACTCTGCTGCCCCGCCCGTTCGCGTGTTCTCCTTGCAGGAGGAGCCCCCTCCTCATCTTCCCCTTGCGGAGCCCAAGGGTTTTGCCTCCTTCCATCCGGGCGACCCAACAG GCTTCCTCcagttgcagcgcacaggctcctcgttgcggtggcttctctcgctgcGGAGCACGGGCTGCAG gagttctttatatattctggagatGGCTCTTCTGTTGATTACAGTCAGTTCTCAATATTCTCAAAGTCGTGCTCTATGTGGTCTCCAGGAACTCTGACTCAACTTTCCTGGATCATAGTGTTTTCCCCGACGCGAGCGCACCGTCGCTGGCTCGGCCGCACTGACCCCGCGGGCAGCACCATCGCGCGGCCTGGACGGAGCCCGCCCGGCACAGGGCCTCCGCAATGGGGCCCGTCCGGCCTCCTGCATGCAGGTCACTGGGTGCAACAAGCTCTCGGCCGGGGCCACGAAAACCGCAAAGTCACCCCCAGAAGCACGAGAGAGGAGACACGCAGCTCAGGGGCAGGAAGACGGCTCTTCTGGAAGTGA